A single region of the Oreochromis niloticus isolate F11D_XX linkage group LG19, O_niloticus_UMD_NMBU, whole genome shotgun sequence genome encodes:
- the tdh2 gene encoding L-threonine dehydrogenase 2 isoform X2, which translates to MKPGVRVCVPSAAVLGLFCRGCLSRSRSWPGRSFSSLPRQMSRWNSQDTCSPPSPQENVRVLITGPFVYADVLDYKHLRELIVNNRITWLVHYSALLSAVGEANVALARKINITGLHNVLDLALENCLRLFVPSTIGAFGPSSPRDPAPDLCVQRPRTIYGVSKVHGELMGEYLHHKYGLDFRCLRYPGVISVNTPPGGGTTDYAVQIFHDALSTGHHECYLRPDTRLPMMHISDCHRATVEFMQAPECQLSLRTYNIAAMSFTPEEVAQEIRKHLPHLKVTYNPDTVRQTIADSWPVRFDDTNARRDWGWAPAFGLEELVSDMLRSIRDKRTNEGLPVS; encoded by the exons ATGAAACCGGGTGTGCGGGTCTGTGTGCCCTCTGCGGCGGTCCTGGGCCTGTTTTGCCGAGGCTGTCTCAGCAGGTCACGGAGCTGGCCCGGCCGCAGCTTCAGTTCTTTGCCCAGGCAGATGAGCAGGTGGAACAGCCAGGACACCTGCAGCCCCCCATCTCCTCAGGAAAACGTGCGCGTGCTCATCACAG GCCCGTTTGTATACGCTGATGTTTTGGACTACAAACACCTCCGAGAACTTATTGTAAATAACCGCATCACTTGGCTGGTCCACTACAGCGCTCTGCTTAGTGCTGTGGGTGAGGCTAATGTGGCTTTGGCACGAAAGATCAACATCACAG GCCTACATAATGTGCTGGACTTGGCCTTAGAGAACTGTTTGCGCCTCTTTGTCCCCAGCACTATTGGGGCATTTGGTCCCTCTTCTCCACGTGACCCGGCCCCTGACCTCTGTGTTCAAAGACCTCGAACCATCTACGGCGTGTCTAAAGTGCATGGTGAACTGATGGGGGAG TATCTCCATCATAAATATGGCTTGGACTTCCGCTGCCTGCGTTACCCTGGAGTGATATCAGTTAACACGCCTCCTGGTGGTGGAACTACAG ACTACGCAGTTCAGATCTTCCATGATGCTCTCAGCACGGGTCACCATGAGTGCTACCTGCGACCCGACACCCGTCTTCCCATGATGCATATCTCTGACTGCCACCGTGCCACGGTAGAGTTCATGCAGGCTCCAGAGTGCCAGCTGTCACTGCGCACCTACAACATAGCTGCCATGAGCTTCACCCCTGAAGAGGTGGCCCAAGAAATCCGCAAGCATCTCCCTCACCTCAAGGTCACCTACAATCCCGACACTGTCCGCCAGACCATTG caGACAGCTGGCCTGTGAGATTTGATGACACCAATGCCAGGAGAGACTGGGGCTGGGCGCCAGCCTTCGGGCTTGAGGAGCTGGTGTCGGACATGCTCCGCTCCATCCGAGACAAGAGGACCAACGAGGGTTTGCCAGTCAGCTAG
- the tdh2 gene encoding L-threonine dehydrogenase 2 isoform X1 gives MKPGVRVCVPSAAVLGLFCRGCLSRSRSWPGRSFSSLPRQMSRWNSQDTCSPPSPQENVRVLITGGLGQLGVGLAQMLRKQYGRDNVILSDIKKPPPHVYASGPFVYADVLDYKHLRELIVNNRITWLVHYSALLSAVGEANVALARKINITGLHNVLDLALENCLRLFVPSTIGAFGPSSPRDPAPDLCVQRPRTIYGVSKVHGELMGEYLHHKYGLDFRCLRYPGVISVNTPPGGGTTDYAVQIFHDALSTGHHECYLRPDTRLPMMHISDCHRATVEFMQAPECQLSLRTYNIAAMSFTPEEVAQEIRKHLPHLKVTYNPDTVRQTIADSWPVRFDDTNARRDWGWAPAFGLEELVSDMLRSIRDKRTNEGLPVS, from the exons ATGAAACCGGGTGTGCGGGTCTGTGTGCCCTCTGCGGCGGTCCTGGGCCTGTTTTGCCGAGGCTGTCTCAGCAGGTCACGGAGCTGGCCCGGCCGCAGCTTCAGTTCTTTGCCCAGGCAGATGAGCAGGTGGAACAGCCAGGACACCTGCAGCCCCCCATCTCCTCAGGAAAACGTGCGCGTGCTCATCACAG GTGGGCTTGGGCAGTTAGGTGTGGGACTTGCACAGATGCTGAG AAAACAGTATGGAAGGGACAATGTAATCCTGTCAGACATCAAGAAGCCTCCACCTCATGTTTACGCCAGTG GCCCGTTTGTATACGCTGATGTTTTGGACTACAAACACCTCCGAGAACTTATTGTAAATAACCGCATCACTTGGCTGGTCCACTACAGCGCTCTGCTTAGTGCTGTGGGTGAGGCTAATGTGGCTTTGGCACGAAAGATCAACATCACAG GCCTACATAATGTGCTGGACTTGGCCTTAGAGAACTGTTTGCGCCTCTTTGTCCCCAGCACTATTGGGGCATTTGGTCCCTCTTCTCCACGTGACCCGGCCCCTGACCTCTGTGTTCAAAGACCTCGAACCATCTACGGCGTGTCTAAAGTGCATGGTGAACTGATGGGGGAG TATCTCCATCATAAATATGGCTTGGACTTCCGCTGCCTGCGTTACCCTGGAGTGATATCAGTTAACACGCCTCCTGGTGGTGGAACTACAG ACTACGCAGTTCAGATCTTCCATGATGCTCTCAGCACGGGTCACCATGAGTGCTACCTGCGACCCGACACCCGTCTTCCCATGATGCATATCTCTGACTGCCACCGTGCCACGGTAGAGTTCATGCAGGCTCCAGAGTGCCAGCTGTCACTGCGCACCTACAACATAGCTGCCATGAGCTTCACCCCTGAAGAGGTGGCCCAAGAAATCCGCAAGCATCTCCCTCACCTCAAGGTCACCTACAATCCCGACACTGTCCGCCAGACCATTG caGACAGCTGGCCTGTGAGATTTGATGACACCAATGCCAGGAGAGACTGGGGCTGGGCGCCAGCCTTCGGGCTTGAGGAGCTGGTGTCGGACATGCTCCGCTCCATCCGAGACAAGAGGACCAACGAGGGTTTGCCAGTCAGCTAG